A window of the Chloroflexota bacterium genome harbors these coding sequences:
- a CDS encoding integrase core domain-containing protein — protein TLDGDFCLEALEEALRKGLPHIFNTDQGAQFTGEAFTRMLEQQGVRISMDGKGRYSDNLFVERLWRTVKYEEVYLKAYHDGRDARIGIGDYFRFYNTERPHQALGYRTPAEAYASIPMEATEGGMIESSPPDTLRTAGPTLNMTPILS, from the coding sequence ACACCCTGGACGGCGACTTCTGCCTCGAGGCACTGGAGGAGGCACTCCGAAAGGGCCTGCCTCACATCTTCAACACCGACCAGGGAGCTCAGTTCACCGGCGAGGCCTTCACCAGGATGCTGGAGCAACAGGGCGTCAGGATCAGCATGGATGGGAAAGGGCGGTATAGCGACAACCTGTTCGTGGAGAGGCTGTGGCGGACAGTGAAGTATGAGGAGGTGTATCTGAAAGCATATCATGATGGCAGAGATGCCAGGATCGGAATCGGCGACTACTTCCGTTTCTACAACACCGAGCGCCCCCACCAGGCCCTGGGCTACCGAACACCGGCCGAGGCCTATGCCTCAATCCCTATGGAAGCTACAGAAGGAGGTATGATAGAATCTTCACCACCGGATACCCTGAGGACAGCGGGGCCCACTCTTAACATGACCCCTATTCTGTCCTAA
- a CDS encoding mechanosensitive ion channel family protein: protein MKQPRQISALLAGAAVAIPVVGLLVAMLFVPSLSIYVTIIAIGLALALQKYVGSFVGYFLIRFGKFFAVGDRVRINGVKGDVRHMGLFHFILDEVGEDEKLGGELTGRILHMPNLMVLDQPILNFCQDYSVKNVLVNCEYVFDEIRIPLRVDSNLRKAKELLRGIIVRLDREHIEGAKAAFWDNCPNFLNEAEQAPRVLSHVEPGRIWLKGKFVSPVRLRNELKSVILDEFVESATRENDIHLA from the coding sequence ATGAAGCAACCGAGACAAATCTCTGCACTTCTCGCAGGGGCAGCGGTGGCAATTCCTGTGGTAGGGCTGCTGGTGGCTATGCTATTCGTGCCAAGCCTATCTATCTATGTCACCATTATCGCCATCGGGCTGGCGTTGGCCTTGCAGAAGTATGTGGGCAGCTTTGTTGGTTACTTCCTGATAAGGTTTGGCAAGTTCTTTGCTGTAGGGGACAGGGTTAGGATCAATGGTGTTAAGGGCGACGTGAGGCATATGGGGCTCTTTCATTTCATACTTGACGAGGTAGGCGAGGATGAGAAGCTGGGAGGCGAGCTCACCGGCCGCATTCTCCATATGCCCAACCTGATGGTGCTGGACCAGCCGATCTTGAACTTCTGCCAGGACTACTCGGTCAAGAATGTCCTGGTAAACTGTGAATACGTCTTTGATGAGATAAGGATCCCTCTCAGGGTAGACAGTAACCTGAGGAAAGCGAAAGAGCTGTTAAGAGGAATCATCGTGAGACTGGATAGGGAACATATCGAAGGGGCGAAGGCAGCTTTCTGGGACAACTGCCCTAACTTTCTAAACGAGGCTGAGCAAGCTCCAAGGGTCCTGAGCCACGTGGAGCCGGGGAGGATCTGGCTGAAAGGGAAGTTCGTCAGTCCGGTGAGGTTGAGAAACGAATTGAAGAGCGTGATCCTGGATGAGTTTGTGGAGTCGGCTACCCGGGAGAATGATATTCATCTCGCCTAG
- a CDS encoding aldehyde ferredoxin oxidoreductase C-terminal domain-containing protein: MITVAERAWNLWWLLNVKAGLSEKGDAPPPVWFTPLKAEDKEVAIHDYYESRTLTLQDVEPRGIPLVRRKVPCLWSPSRQFWRWANLVAEKSEGR, translated from the coding sequence ATGATCACAGTAGCGGAGCGGGCCTGGAATCTGTGGTGGCTACTCAATGTCAAGGCGGGCCTCTCAGAGAAGGGCGATGCGCCTCCTCCGGTGTGGTTCACCCCGCTGAAGGCCGAAGACAAGGAAGTGGCCATCCACGACTACTACGAAAGCCGCACCCTCACCCTCCAGGATGTGGAGCCCAGGGGAATACCCTTGGTGCGGCGGAAAGTGCCCTGCTTGTGGAGCCCGTCCAGGCAGTTTTGGAGATGGGCCAACCTTGTTGCTGAAAAGAGCGAAGGGAGGTAG
- the ftsZ gene encoding cell division protein FtsZ, with amino-acid sequence MAKQILVSTAARIKVIGVGGGGCNAVTRMVREQILGVEFYALNTDSQALTLAECPHKMQIGEKLTRGLGAGGDHNIGQRAGEESRDDIRDMVGKADMVFIAVGMGGGTGTGAAPVVAEAAKETGALVIGIVTRPFSFEGVHRRLVAEEGINQLIGYCDTLIIVPNDRLLPLCDARSRMDSAFKMADDVLRQAVAAIAEVITVPGMINLDYADIRSVMKDAGPAWLSIGKGTGQNRATDAAKAALASPLLDISIEGAKGVLYTVSGGSSLALHEVNQAAELIKGAVDPEANIIFGVTHDPKMDSEVRITLVATGFRTKAGVTPLKPEELRRLLKAPEEGGLDVPSFLRGPLTVRRQQMLSRASQATGRPVHTSISGR; translated from the coding sequence ATGGCAAAACAGATTCTGGTTTCCACTGCCGCCCGCATCAAAGTCATTGGTGTAGGTGGCGGGGGGTGCAACGCCGTTACCCGCATGGTGCGGGAACAGATCTTGGGGGTGGAATTCTACGCCCTGAACACCGACTCCCAGGCCTTGACACTCGCAGAATGCCCTCACAAGATGCAGATTGGGGAGAAGCTCACCCGGGGCCTGGGGGCGGGGGGCGACCACAACATTGGCCAGAGGGCCGGCGAGGAGAGCCGGGACGACATCCGGGACATGGTGGGCAAGGCCGACATGGTCTTCATTGCCGTCGGCATGGGCGGGGGCACCGGCACTGGGGCTGCCCCTGTCGTGGCCGAGGCCGCCAAGGAAACGGGGGCCCTGGTCATCGGCATCGTCACCCGGCCGTTCTCCTTTGAAGGCGTCCACCGCCGCCTAGTGGCCGAGGAGGGCATCAATCAATTGATCGGGTACTGCGATACTCTGATCATCGTCCCCAATGACCGCCTCCTCCCCCTGTGTGACGCCAGGTCGAGGATGGACAGTGCCTTCAAGATGGCCGACGATGTCCTGCGCCAGGCGGTGGCCGCCATCGCCGAGGTCATCACCGTCCCGGGGATGATCAACCTGGACTACGCCGATATAAGGTCCGTCATGAAGGACGCCGGGCCTGCCTGGCTCTCCATCGGCAAGGGCACCGGCCAGAACCGGGCCACCGATGCCGCCAAGGCGGCCCTGGCCAGCCCCCTGCTGGACATCTCCATTGAGGGGGCCAAGGGCGTCCTCTACACTGTCTCTGGGGGCTCCTCCCTCGCCCTGCACGAGGTCAATCAGGCGGCGGAGCTCATCAAGGGGGCTGTCGACCCCGAGGCCAACATAATCTTCGGCGTCACCCATGACCCCAAGATGGACAGCGAAGTGCGCATCACCCTGGTAGCCACGGGCTTCCGCACCAAGGCCGGGGTAACACCTCTCAAGCCAGAAGAACTCCGCAGGCTCCTGAAGGCCCCGGAGGAGGGTGGGCTGGACGTGCCCTCCTTCCTGCGCGGACCACTCACCGTGCGCCGCCAGCAGATGTTGTCCCGGGCCTCCCAGGCCACGGGGAGGCCAGTCCACACCTCCATCTCTGGCCGCTAG